A single window of Nicotiana sylvestris chromosome 3, ASM39365v2, whole genome shotgun sequence DNA harbors:
- the LOC104216352 gene encoding oleosin L-like, whose protein sequence is MADYYGHQHTHHLHHHEQPAPRSYQVVKAATAVTAGGSLLVLSGLTLAGTIIALTVATPLLLIFSPVLVPATITIFLLMFGFLASGGFGVAAISVLSWIYRYMTGRHPPGAVQLEHARDKLATKAREMKERAEQFGQQQISGTQQG, encoded by the exons ATGGCTGACTACTATGGCCATCAGCATactcatcatcttcatcatcatgAGCAGCCTGCACCTAGGTCTTACCAGGTGGTGAAGGCTGCTACCGCCGTTACCGCCGGCGGATCTCTTTTGGTTCTCTCCGGCTTGACTTTGGCCGGCACGATCATTGCACTGACTGTAGCCACTCCCTTGCTGCTGATTTTCAGTCCAGTGCTTGTCCCTGCGACCATTACTATATTCCTCTTGATGTTTGGCTTCTTGGCTTCCGGAGGTTTTGGCGTGGCGGCAATTAGCGTTCTGTCTTGGATCTACAG GTACATGACAGGAAGGCACCCACCTGGTGCGGTGCAGTTGGAGCATGCAAGGGACAAACTGGCTACAAAGGCTCGGGAGATGAAAGAAAGAGCTGAGCAGTTTGGACAACAGCAAATCTCCGGCACACAACAGGGTTAA